One Rosa chinensis cultivar Old Blush chromosome 5, RchiOBHm-V2, whole genome shotgun sequence genomic region harbors:
- the LOC112168071 gene encoding disease resistance-like protein DSC1 isoform X3: MAASSTHVSRYDVFISFRGDDTRNTFTSHLFKALDRKKINTYLDYELESGDEIGPALLKAIEESKISVIIFSQNYATSTWCLDELVHILECKKINQQFVIPVFYRIDPSHVRHQREGYATAFAKHEERFKDRMDQVLKWKGALTTAANLSGFDSHTISNESELVERVVEAIFMKLDRELSSHLANFIGVESRIQKIKTLLCIVPPDVCVRTVGIWGMGGIGKTTLADAVFSQLSSQFEASCFLANIREESERRGLRHLRNELLGELLKEENFSIGTPFIGSAVIKNRLSRAKILIVLDDVNDLSQLESLVGDQVQFGSGSRIIITTRDMQLLREMQLLRKSANHDVQIYKVEELDNDEALQLFHLNDSEAIRSGEACTELVRMVLHYAAGIPLALKILGSLFCRCKSKQEREDFLKKLKKFPEKKLQNVYRVSYDALGENEREMFLYIACFHKGEEICSAKAQLDACGLFAGSGIEVLIDMSLISIKDDRYLWMHDVIQEMGWAIEREKYPEKPGKRSRLCAPEDVCHVLERNKGTEKVQSISLNLSMITELKLTPQAFKKMGNLKFLKFCGHDDLVDYSPLKDCDMRLNLQDLESLPDTLIYLRWPLYPLKSLPSKFSSDNLVELNMPGSQLRRLWNEGQNPRNLKRIDLHDSTQLVEVPDLSVSVNIESINLEGCIGLVEVPSYFENLHKLTSLNLSNCLNLRFLSDMPRNLVLLELQSTAIEELPSSIWSHEKLVELNLDLCEGIKNLPNSTWKLNSLTSLYLSGTSIEGLPSSIESLSAVVSIELIDCKRFVSLPTSIYLRGCKVLEEIPDCISSLTSLNLSGSMIKSIPSTIKQASRLRFLYARNCNCLQSLPELPSLLKVFDASGCPKLKTVSFSMTALRQGLDQICEDVIDHYEKHRFYNCLNLDENSRSNIMDDAHLRIMRIATANYRKFLEEGSPLVGVVCSGSKIPKWFSYQTEGCLLNIELPINWSEDPNFLGLALCAVVTSPEKSSLTCKSDFKTINGESHQFNNYFPYDCNLTRWGDVNSDHVLVWYYGLESAQQFTIFNNATEASFEFYALNKRYVDGVLFTDDYMVKRCGVSLLYAQD, from the exons ATGGCGGCTTCTTCTACACATGTCTCTAGGTATGATGTCTTCATTAGTTTCAGAGGCGATGACACCCGCAATACCTTTACCAGCCATCTTTTTAAGGCTTTAGACAGGAAGAAAATCAACACATACCTTGATTACGAACTTGAGAGCGGAGATGAAATTGGACCTGCCCTTCTGAAAGCAATTGAGGAATCAAAGATTTCCGTGATCATTTTCTCTCAAAACTATGCTACTTCCActtggtgcttggatgaacttgtGCATATACTTGAATGCAAGAAAATAAATCAGCAGTTTGTTATACCCGTTTTTTACAGAATAGATCCATCACATGTACGACACCAGAGAGAGGGTTATGCAACTGCATTTGCTAAACATGAAGAGCGCTTTAAGGATAGGATGGACCAGGTGCTCAAGTGGAAGGGTGCTTTGACAACAGCAGCCAACTTATCTGGGTTTGATTCACACACTATTAG CAATGAGTCTGAATTAGTTGAGAGAGTCGTCGAAGCTATTTTCATGAAATTGGATCGTGAATTGTCCAGTCATTTAGCAAACTTCATTGGAGTTGAAAGTCGCATCCAGAAAATTAAAACGTTACTGTGCATTGTCCCACCAGATGTTTGTGTTCGCACCGTAGGTATTTGGGGTATGGGTGGTATTGGCAAGACCACCCTTGCCGATGCTGTATTTAGTCAACTTTCTTCTCAATTTGAAGCTTCTTGTTTTCTTGCAAATATTAGGGAAGAATCAGAGAGACGCGGATTAAGGCATCTGCGAAATGAGCTTCTTGGTGAGTTATTGAAGGAAGAAAATTTCAGTATCGGCACTCCATTCATAGGATCTGCTGTTATTAAAAATAGGCTATCCCGTGCAAAGATCCtcattgttcttgatgatgtgaatgaTTTAAGCCAATTAGAATCTTTAGTTGGTGATCAAGTTCAGTTTGGCTCAGGAAGCAGAATTATTATTACAACTAGAGATATGCAACTACTTAGAGAGATGCAGTTGCTGAGGAAATCAGCTAACCATGATGTTCAAATATACAAGGTGGAGGAACTAGATAATGATGAAGCACTTCAGCTCTTCCACTTAAATGATTCCGAAGCAATCCGTTCTGGAGAAGCTTGTACAGAATTAGTAAGAATGGTGTTGCATTATGCTGCTGGCATTCCCTTAGCCCTCAAAATTTTGGGTTCCTTATTCTGTCGGTGCAAGAGCAAACAAGAACGAGAAGATTTTttgaaaaaactgaaaaagtTCCCCGAAAAGAAACTTCAGAATGTGTATAGAGTAAGTTATGATGCATTAGGAGAAAATGAGAGGGAGATGTTTCTGTATATTGCATGTTTTCATAAAGGGGAGGAAATATGTAGTGCAAAAGCACAACTGGATGCATGTGGCTTATTTGCGGGTAGTGGAATTGAAGTCCTGATTGACATGTCTCTCATATCAATCAAAGATGACCGTTACCTATGGATGCATGATGTGATACAAGAAATGGGTTGGGCAATTGAACGTGAAAAATACCCTGAAAAGCCTGGAAAGCGCAGTAGGTTGTGTGCCCCTGAGGATGTCTGTCATGTGCTGGAAAGAAATAAG GGAACTGAAAAAGTTCAAAGCATATCCCTAAACCTGTCTATGATTACAGAGCTAAAATTGACTCCTCAAGCCTTCAAAAAGATGGGTAATCTAAAATTCTTAAAGTTTTGTGGTCATGATGATCTTGTGGACTACTCCCCTTTGAAGGATTGCGATATGCGCCTTAATCTTCAAGATCTTGAGTCTCTTCCTGATACCCTTATATAtctccgctggcctttatacccTTTGAAATCTTTGCCTTCAAAATTTTCTTCAGACAATCTTGTTGAGCTTAATATGCCCGGCAGCCAACTCCGGAGACTTTGGAATGAAGGACAG AATCCTAGGAACTTAAAAAGGATTGACCTTCATGACTCCACACAGTTGGTTGAAGTTCCAGATCTCTCAGTGAGTGTAAATATTGAGAGTATAAATTTGGAAGGCTGTATAGGGTTGGTTGAAGTTCCTTCATATTTTGAAAACCTACACAAGCTTACTTCTCTGAATCTGAGTAATTGCTTGAATCTTAGATTTCTGTCAGATATGCCACGCAATTTGGTTTTGTTGGAGTTACAAAGTACTGCAATAGAAGAATTGCCTTCATCAATTTGGTCTCATGAAAAACTTGTTGAATTGAATCTTGATTTGTGTGAAGGCATTAAGAATCTTCCCAACAGCACTTGGAAGCTGAATTCCCTCACATCTCTTTATTTGTCTGGGACAAGTATAGAAGGACTGCCCTCATCAATTGAGAGTCTGTCTGCAGTCGTTTCAATTGAACTGATCGATTGCAAAAGGTTTGTGAGTCTCCCCACCAGCATTT ACCTCCGTGGCTGCAAAGTATTAGAAGAAATCCCTGATTGCATTAGTAGCTTAACGTCGTTGAATCTGAGTGGAAGTATGATTAAGAGTATACCTTCAACTATCAAACAAGCGTCTAGGCTGAGGTTCTTATATGCAAGGAATTGCAATTGCCTTCAGTCTTTGCCAGAGCTCCCATCTCTTCTAAAAGTGTTTGACGCAAGTGGCTGCCCGAAACTGAAGACAGTGTCTTTCTCGATGACTGCACTCAGACAAGGTTTGGATCAAATATGTGAAGATGTAATAGATCATTATGAGAAACATAGATTTTATAATTGCTTAAATTTGGATGAGAATTCAAGGAGCAACATAATGGATGATGCACATCTTAGAATTATGCGAATCGCAACTGCTAATTATCGG AAATTTTTGGAAGAAGGATCTCCTTTAGTTGGCGTTGTATGTTCAGGTAGTAAAATTCCAAAATGGTTCAGCTATCAAACAGAAGGATGTTTATTAAATATAGAGCTTCCTATAAATTGGTCTGAAGATCCAAACTTCCTGGGTTTAGCTTTGTGTGCTGTTGTTACAAGCCCTGAAAAATCTTCTTTAACATGTAAATCCGATTTCAAAACCATCAACGGAGAAAGCCATCAGTTCAACAACTATTTTCCCTATGATTGTAATCTCACCCGTTGGGGTGACGTCAATTCAGATCACGTCTTAGTGTGGTATTATGGCCTTGAAAGTGCGCAACAGTTCACTATTTTTAACAATGCCACCGAAGCCTCTTTTGAATTCTATGCACTTAATAAAAGGTATGTTGATGGAGTATTGTTTACTGACGACTACATGGTGAAAAGGTGTGGGGTGAGCTTGCTTTATGCTCAAGACTAA
- the LOC112168071 gene encoding disease resistance protein RPV1 isoform X1: MAASSTHVSRYDVFISFRGDDTRNTFTSHLFKALDRKKINTYLDYELESGDEIGPALLKAIEESKISVIIFSQNYATSTWCLDELVHILECKKINQQFVIPVFYRIDPSHVRHQREGYATAFAKHEERFKDRMDQVLKWKGALTTAANLSGFDSHTISNESELVERVVEAIFMKLDRELSSHLANFIGVESRIQKIKTLLCIVPPDVCVRTVGIWGMGGIGKTTLADAVFSQLSSQFEASCFLANIREESERRGLRHLRNELLGELLKEENFSIGTPFIGSAVIKNRLSRAKILIVLDDVNDLSQLESLVGDQVQFGSGSRIIITTRDMQLLREMQLLRKSANHDVQIYKVEELDNDEALQLFHLNDSEAIRSGEACTELVRMVLHYAAGIPLALKILGSLFCRCKSKQEREDFLKKLKKFPEKKLQNVYRVSYDALGENEREMFLYIACFHKGEEICSAKAQLDACGLFAGSGIEVLIDMSLISIKDDRYLWMHDVIQEMGWAIEREKYPEKPGKRSRLCAPEDVCHVLERNKGTEKVQSISLNLSMITELKLTPQAFKKMGNLKFLKFCGHDDLVDYSPLKDCDMRLNLQDLESLPDTLIYLRWPLYPLKSLPSKFSSDNLVELNMPGSQLRRLWNEGQNPRNLKRIDLHDSTQLVEVPDLSVSVNIESINLEGCIGLVEVPSYFENLHKLTSLNLSNCLNLRFLSDMPRNLVLLELQSTAIEELPSSIWSHEKLVELNLDLCEGIKNLPNSTWKLNSLTSLYLSGTSIEGLPSSIESLSAVVSIELIDCKRFVSLPTSICKLKSLQRLSLNGSSSFNTFPEILEPMYCLVSLNLGKTEVNELPSSIENLVGLKRLWLSECKSLESVPNSIYNLKLLEDFKVDGCCKLKKLPPSSFLLCSFMHVNILDLRGCKVLEEIPDCISSLTSLNLSGSMIKSIPSTIKQASRLRFLYARNCNCLQSLPELPSLLKVFDASGCPKLKTVSFSMTALRQGLDQICEDVIDHYEKHRFYNCLNLDENSRSNIMDDAHLRIMRIATANYRKFLEEGSPLVGVVCSGSKIPKWFSYQTEGCLLNIELPINWSEDPNFLGLALCAVVTSPEKSSLTCKSDFKTINGESHQFNNYFPYDCNLTRWGDVNSDHVLVWYYGLESAQQFTIFNNATEASFEFYALNKRYVDGVLFTDDYMVKRCGVSLLYAQD; encoded by the exons ATGGCGGCTTCTTCTACACATGTCTCTAGGTATGATGTCTTCATTAGTTTCAGAGGCGATGACACCCGCAATACCTTTACCAGCCATCTTTTTAAGGCTTTAGACAGGAAGAAAATCAACACATACCTTGATTACGAACTTGAGAGCGGAGATGAAATTGGACCTGCCCTTCTGAAAGCAATTGAGGAATCAAAGATTTCCGTGATCATTTTCTCTCAAAACTATGCTACTTCCActtggtgcttggatgaacttgtGCATATACTTGAATGCAAGAAAATAAATCAGCAGTTTGTTATACCCGTTTTTTACAGAATAGATCCATCACATGTACGACACCAGAGAGAGGGTTATGCAACTGCATTTGCTAAACATGAAGAGCGCTTTAAGGATAGGATGGACCAGGTGCTCAAGTGGAAGGGTGCTTTGACAACAGCAGCCAACTTATCTGGGTTTGATTCACACACTATTAG CAATGAGTCTGAATTAGTTGAGAGAGTCGTCGAAGCTATTTTCATGAAATTGGATCGTGAATTGTCCAGTCATTTAGCAAACTTCATTGGAGTTGAAAGTCGCATCCAGAAAATTAAAACGTTACTGTGCATTGTCCCACCAGATGTTTGTGTTCGCACCGTAGGTATTTGGGGTATGGGTGGTATTGGCAAGACCACCCTTGCCGATGCTGTATTTAGTCAACTTTCTTCTCAATTTGAAGCTTCTTGTTTTCTTGCAAATATTAGGGAAGAATCAGAGAGACGCGGATTAAGGCATCTGCGAAATGAGCTTCTTGGTGAGTTATTGAAGGAAGAAAATTTCAGTATCGGCACTCCATTCATAGGATCTGCTGTTATTAAAAATAGGCTATCCCGTGCAAAGATCCtcattgttcttgatgatgtgaatgaTTTAAGCCAATTAGAATCTTTAGTTGGTGATCAAGTTCAGTTTGGCTCAGGAAGCAGAATTATTATTACAACTAGAGATATGCAACTACTTAGAGAGATGCAGTTGCTGAGGAAATCAGCTAACCATGATGTTCAAATATACAAGGTGGAGGAACTAGATAATGATGAAGCACTTCAGCTCTTCCACTTAAATGATTCCGAAGCAATCCGTTCTGGAGAAGCTTGTACAGAATTAGTAAGAATGGTGTTGCATTATGCTGCTGGCATTCCCTTAGCCCTCAAAATTTTGGGTTCCTTATTCTGTCGGTGCAAGAGCAAACAAGAACGAGAAGATTTTttgaaaaaactgaaaaagtTCCCCGAAAAGAAACTTCAGAATGTGTATAGAGTAAGTTATGATGCATTAGGAGAAAATGAGAGGGAGATGTTTCTGTATATTGCATGTTTTCATAAAGGGGAGGAAATATGTAGTGCAAAAGCACAACTGGATGCATGTGGCTTATTTGCGGGTAGTGGAATTGAAGTCCTGATTGACATGTCTCTCATATCAATCAAAGATGACCGTTACCTATGGATGCATGATGTGATACAAGAAATGGGTTGGGCAATTGAACGTGAAAAATACCCTGAAAAGCCTGGAAAGCGCAGTAGGTTGTGTGCCCCTGAGGATGTCTGTCATGTGCTGGAAAGAAATAAG GGAACTGAAAAAGTTCAAAGCATATCCCTAAACCTGTCTATGATTACAGAGCTAAAATTGACTCCTCAAGCCTTCAAAAAGATGGGTAATCTAAAATTCTTAAAGTTTTGTGGTCATGATGATCTTGTGGACTACTCCCCTTTGAAGGATTGCGATATGCGCCTTAATCTTCAAGATCTTGAGTCTCTTCCTGATACCCTTATATAtctccgctggcctttatacccTTTGAAATCTTTGCCTTCAAAATTTTCTTCAGACAATCTTGTTGAGCTTAATATGCCCGGCAGCCAACTCCGGAGACTTTGGAATGAAGGACAG AATCCTAGGAACTTAAAAAGGATTGACCTTCATGACTCCACACAGTTGGTTGAAGTTCCAGATCTCTCAGTGAGTGTAAATATTGAGAGTATAAATTTGGAAGGCTGTATAGGGTTGGTTGAAGTTCCTTCATATTTTGAAAACCTACACAAGCTTACTTCTCTGAATCTGAGTAATTGCTTGAATCTTAGATTTCTGTCAGATATGCCACGCAATTTGGTTTTGTTGGAGTTACAAAGTACTGCAATAGAAGAATTGCCTTCATCAATTTGGTCTCATGAAAAACTTGTTGAATTGAATCTTGATTTGTGTGAAGGCATTAAGAATCTTCCCAACAGCACTTGGAAGCTGAATTCCCTCACATCTCTTTATTTGTCTGGGACAAGTATAGAAGGACTGCCCTCATCAATTGAGAGTCTGTCTGCAGTCGTTTCAATTGAACTGATCGATTGCAAAAGGTTTGTGAGTCTCCCCACCAGCATTTGTAAGTTGAAATCTCTTCAAAGACTTTCTCTTAATGGATCCTCTAGCTTCAACACCTTCCCAGAAATTTTGGAGCCAATGTACTGTCTGGTGTCTCTTAATTTAGGAAAAACAGAGGTTAATGAGCTACCCTCTTCCATTGAAAATCTAGTTGGCCTAAAAAGATTATGGTTATCTGAGTGCAAAAGTCTCGAATCTGTCCCAAATAGTATCTACAACTTAAAACTTCTTGAGGATTTCAAAGTTGATGGCTGTTGCAAGTTAAAAAAATTGCCTCCCTCATCATTCCTTTTGTGTTCTTTTATGCATGTTAATATCCTAGACCTCCGTGGCTGCAAAGTATTAGAAGAAATCCCTGATTGCATTAGTAGCTTAACGTCGTTGAATCTGAGTGGAAGTATGATTAAGAGTATACCTTCAACTATCAAACAAGCGTCTAGGCTGAGGTTCTTATATGCAAGGAATTGCAATTGCCTTCAGTCTTTGCCAGAGCTCCCATCTCTTCTAAAAGTGTTTGACGCAAGTGGCTGCCCGAAACTGAAGACAGTGTCTTTCTCGATGACTGCACTCAGACAAGGTTTGGATCAAATATGTGAAGATGTAATAGATCATTATGAGAAACATAGATTTTATAATTGCTTAAATTTGGATGAGAATTCAAGGAGCAACATAATGGATGATGCACATCTTAGAATTATGCGAATCGCAACTGCTAATTATCGG AAATTTTTGGAAGAAGGATCTCCTTTAGTTGGCGTTGTATGTTCAGGTAGTAAAATTCCAAAATGGTTCAGCTATCAAACAGAAGGATGTTTATTAAATATAGAGCTTCCTATAAATTGGTCTGAAGATCCAAACTTCCTGGGTTTAGCTTTGTGTGCTGTTGTTACAAGCCCTGAAAAATCTTCTTTAACATGTAAATCCGATTTCAAAACCATCAACGGAGAAAGCCATCAGTTCAACAACTATTTTCCCTATGATTGTAATCTCACCCGTTGGGGTGACGTCAATTCAGATCACGTCTTAGTGTGGTATTATGGCCTTGAAAGTGCGCAACAGTTCACTATTTTTAACAATGCCACCGAAGCCTCTTTTGAATTCTATGCACTTAATAAAAGGTATGTTGATGGAGTATTGTTTACTGACGACTACATGGTGAAAAGGTGTGGGGTGAGCTTGCTTTATGCTCAAGACTAA
- the LOC112168071 gene encoding disease resistance protein RPV1 isoform X4, with the protein MDQVLKWKGALTTAANLSGFDSHTISNESELVERVVEAIFMKLDRELSSHLANFIGVESRIQKIKTLLCIVPPDVCVRTVGIWGMGGIGKTTLADAVFSQLSSQFEASCFLANIREESERRGLRHLRNELLGELLKEENFSIGTPFIGSAVIKNRLSRAKILIVLDDVNDLSQLESLVGDQVQFGSGSRIIITTRDMQLLREMQLLRKSANHDVQIYKVEELDNDEALQLFHLNDSEAIRSGEACTELVRMVLHYAAGIPLALKILGSLFCRCKSKQEREDFLKKLKKFPEKKLQNVYRVSYDALGENEREMFLYIACFHKGEEICSAKAQLDACGLFAGSGIEVLIDMSLISIKDDRYLWMHDVIQEMGWAIEREKYPEKPGKRSRLCAPEDVCHVLERNKGTEKVQSISLNLSMITELKLTPQAFKKMGNLKFLKFCGHDDLVDYSPLKDCDMRLNLQDLESLPDTLIYLRWPLYPLKSLPSKFSSDNLVELNMPGSQLRRLWNEGQNPRNLKRIDLHDSTQLVEVPDLSVSVNIESINLEGCIGLVEVPSYFENLHKLTSLNLSNCLNLRFLSDMPRNLVLLELQSTAIEELPSSIWSHEKLVELNLDLCEGIKNLPNSTWKLNSLTSLYLSGTSIEGLPSSIESLSAVVSIELIDCKRFVSLPTSICKLKSLQRLSLNGSSSFNTFPEILEPMYCLVSLNLGKTEVNELPSSIENLVGLKRLWLSECKSLESVPNSIYNLKLLEDFKVDGCCKLKKLPPSSFLLCSFMHVNILDLRGCKVLEEIPDCISSLTSLNLSGSMIKSIPSTIKQASRLRFLYARNCNCLQSLPELPSLLKVFDASGCPKLKTVSFSMTALRQGLDQICEDVIDHYEKHRFYNCLNLDENSRSNIMDDAHLRIMRIATANYRKFLEEGSPLVGVVCSGSKIPKWFSYQTEGCLLNIELPINWSEDPNFLGLALCAVVTSPEKSSLTCKSDFKTINGESHQFNNYFPYDCNLTRWGDVNSDHVLVWYYGLESAQQFTIFNNATEASFEFYALNKRYVDGVLFTDDYMVKRCGVSLLYAQD; encoded by the exons ATGGACCAGGTGCTCAAGTGGAAGGGTGCTTTGACAACAGCAGCCAACTTATCTGGGTTTGATTCACACACTATTAG CAATGAGTCTGAATTAGTTGAGAGAGTCGTCGAAGCTATTTTCATGAAATTGGATCGTGAATTGTCCAGTCATTTAGCAAACTTCATTGGAGTTGAAAGTCGCATCCAGAAAATTAAAACGTTACTGTGCATTGTCCCACCAGATGTTTGTGTTCGCACCGTAGGTATTTGGGGTATGGGTGGTATTGGCAAGACCACCCTTGCCGATGCTGTATTTAGTCAACTTTCTTCTCAATTTGAAGCTTCTTGTTTTCTTGCAAATATTAGGGAAGAATCAGAGAGACGCGGATTAAGGCATCTGCGAAATGAGCTTCTTGGTGAGTTATTGAAGGAAGAAAATTTCAGTATCGGCACTCCATTCATAGGATCTGCTGTTATTAAAAATAGGCTATCCCGTGCAAAGATCCtcattgttcttgatgatgtgaatgaTTTAAGCCAATTAGAATCTTTAGTTGGTGATCAAGTTCAGTTTGGCTCAGGAAGCAGAATTATTATTACAACTAGAGATATGCAACTACTTAGAGAGATGCAGTTGCTGAGGAAATCAGCTAACCATGATGTTCAAATATACAAGGTGGAGGAACTAGATAATGATGAAGCACTTCAGCTCTTCCACTTAAATGATTCCGAAGCAATCCGTTCTGGAGAAGCTTGTACAGAATTAGTAAGAATGGTGTTGCATTATGCTGCTGGCATTCCCTTAGCCCTCAAAATTTTGGGTTCCTTATTCTGTCGGTGCAAGAGCAAACAAGAACGAGAAGATTTTttgaaaaaactgaaaaagtTCCCCGAAAAGAAACTTCAGAATGTGTATAGAGTAAGTTATGATGCATTAGGAGAAAATGAGAGGGAGATGTTTCTGTATATTGCATGTTTTCATAAAGGGGAGGAAATATGTAGTGCAAAAGCACAACTGGATGCATGTGGCTTATTTGCGGGTAGTGGAATTGAAGTCCTGATTGACATGTCTCTCATATCAATCAAAGATGACCGTTACCTATGGATGCATGATGTGATACAAGAAATGGGTTGGGCAATTGAACGTGAAAAATACCCTGAAAAGCCTGGAAAGCGCAGTAGGTTGTGTGCCCCTGAGGATGTCTGTCATGTGCTGGAAAGAAATAAG GGAACTGAAAAAGTTCAAAGCATATCCCTAAACCTGTCTATGATTACAGAGCTAAAATTGACTCCTCAAGCCTTCAAAAAGATGGGTAATCTAAAATTCTTAAAGTTTTGTGGTCATGATGATCTTGTGGACTACTCCCCTTTGAAGGATTGCGATATGCGCCTTAATCTTCAAGATCTTGAGTCTCTTCCTGATACCCTTATATAtctccgctggcctttatacccTTTGAAATCTTTGCCTTCAAAATTTTCTTCAGACAATCTTGTTGAGCTTAATATGCCCGGCAGCCAACTCCGGAGACTTTGGAATGAAGGACAG AATCCTAGGAACTTAAAAAGGATTGACCTTCATGACTCCACACAGTTGGTTGAAGTTCCAGATCTCTCAGTGAGTGTAAATATTGAGAGTATAAATTTGGAAGGCTGTATAGGGTTGGTTGAAGTTCCTTCATATTTTGAAAACCTACACAAGCTTACTTCTCTGAATCTGAGTAATTGCTTGAATCTTAGATTTCTGTCAGATATGCCACGCAATTTGGTTTTGTTGGAGTTACAAAGTACTGCAATAGAAGAATTGCCTTCATCAATTTGGTCTCATGAAAAACTTGTTGAATTGAATCTTGATTTGTGTGAAGGCATTAAGAATCTTCCCAACAGCACTTGGAAGCTGAATTCCCTCACATCTCTTTATTTGTCTGGGACAAGTATAGAAGGACTGCCCTCATCAATTGAGAGTCTGTCTGCAGTCGTTTCAATTGAACTGATCGATTGCAAAAGGTTTGTGAGTCTCCCCACCAGCATTTGTAAGTTGAAATCTCTTCAAAGACTTTCTCTTAATGGATCCTCTAGCTTCAACACCTTCCCAGAAATTTTGGAGCCAATGTACTGTCTGGTGTCTCTTAATTTAGGAAAAACAGAGGTTAATGAGCTACCCTCTTCCATTGAAAATCTAGTTGGCCTAAAAAGATTATGGTTATCTGAGTGCAAAAGTCTCGAATCTGTCCCAAATAGTATCTACAACTTAAAACTTCTTGAGGATTTCAAAGTTGATGGCTGTTGCAAGTTAAAAAAATTGCCTCCCTCATCATTCCTTTTGTGTTCTTTTATGCATGTTAATATCCTAGACCTCCGTGGCTGCAAAGTATTAGAAGAAATCCCTGATTGCATTAGTAGCTTAACGTCGTTGAATCTGAGTGGAAGTATGATTAAGAGTATACCTTCAACTATCAAACAAGCGTCTAGGCTGAGGTTCTTATATGCAAGGAATTGCAATTGCCTTCAGTCTTTGCCAGAGCTCCCATCTCTTCTAAAAGTGTTTGACGCAAGTGGCTGCCCGAAACTGAAGACAGTGTCTTTCTCGATGACTGCACTCAGACAAGGTTTGGATCAAATATGTGAAGATGTAATAGATCATTATGAGAAACATAGATTTTATAATTGCTTAAATTTGGATGAGAATTCAAGGAGCAACATAATGGATGATGCACATCTTAGAATTATGCGAATCGCAACTGCTAATTATCGG AAATTTTTGGAAGAAGGATCTCCTTTAGTTGGCGTTGTATGTTCAGGTAGTAAAATTCCAAAATGGTTCAGCTATCAAACAGAAGGATGTTTATTAAATATAGAGCTTCCTATAAATTGGTCTGAAGATCCAAACTTCCTGGGTTTAGCTTTGTGTGCTGTTGTTACAAGCCCTGAAAAATCTTCTTTAACATGTAAATCCGATTTCAAAACCATCAACGGAGAAAGCCATCAGTTCAACAACTATTTTCCCTATGATTGTAATCTCACCCGTTGGGGTGACGTCAATTCAGATCACGTCTTAGTGTGGTATTATGGCCTTGAAAGTGCGCAACAGTTCACTATTTTTAACAATGCCACCGAAGCCTCTTTTGAATTCTATGCACTTAATAAAAGGTATGTTGATGGAGTATTGTTTACTGACGACTACATGGTGAAAAGGTGTGGGGTGAGCTTGCTTTATGCTCAAGACTAA